The Stenotrophomonas sp. BIO128-Bstrain region CGCAGTTGACCGCCACGAACGGCTTGTCGGCACGCGTACTACGCCGGTGCAGCTCACGCGCGAAGACTTCCTTGCCGGTACCGGTCTCCCCCTGCAGCAGCACCGGCAGCTGCGCATCCAGCACGCGGCAGGCGCGCTCGAGTACCTGCTGCTGGGCCGCATCGAACAGCGGCGTGGCGTCCACCCGCACCGCAGCTGCGGCGGCGCGCGCGGGGGCCGCGGGGGTCGGCCGCGCGGGCAGCGGCGAGCGCACCATGGCGCCACCAGACGGGCTCACGTGGCCATACAGCGCGCGTCCCTGGCGGTCGACCAGCGCGCCATCATCGTGCAGCCGCGACAGCGGCCCATCGAACAACGCCTCGTAGGGCGCCCTGCCGATGTCGCCGTGGTCCAGGCCGAACAGGGCCAGCCCGGCACGGTTGGCGGCCACCAGGCGGCCATTGCGGAAGCCCAGCACGCCTTCGCGCGCGGTGCCGAGCAGCCCGGCGTCGTGATGCAGGCGGACCACCTCGCAGTCGCCCAGCCCTGCCTCGAAGTAACGGTGTTCGATGTGCGCCACCGCCTGCCGCGCCAGGACGCGGGCATGCAGGTGCTGCTGGCGCGCATCGCCGGAGATATCCAGTACCCCCACGCGCTGCCCGTAGGGATCGAAGATCGGCGTCGCCGAACAGGTCAGGATCGCGTGCGGGGCGAAGTAGTGCTCGCCACCGCGCACCTCCACCGAGCGGCCTTCGACGATCGCGGTGCCGATCGCATTGGTGCCCACCGTGGTTTCATCCCAGCGCACGCCGGGCATCAGCGCCACGCGCCCGGCCTTGTCCAGAAACGCCGGGTTGCCTTCGGCATCCAGGATCCAGCCGGCTTCATCGGTCAGCAGCGCGATGCTGCCGGTCGCGGCGATGTCGGCGGCCAGGCCATCCAGCTCCGGGCGCGCCAGCCGCCACAGCGTTTCCTGGCGCTGCCGCAGTTCGCGCAGGCGCGCGTCCGGCAGCGGCTCGACCTCCGGCTGCGCATCCACCGAGAGCCCACCGCGCTGGCAGCGTTGCCAGGACTGCAGGATGGTGTCGGGCACGATACCGACCGGTGCCGCGCCACGTTCGAAGAACGAGCGGCGCGCATTGCCGACACGGTGCTGGAGCGGAAGCTGGGACACCTGGGTTCTCCAGTGTCGCAATCTGCGACAGTTGTAGCGGGGCCTGTTCCGATAAACACCACACCCGGGGTTACCGCGCAATGACCGGCCGTGGTGCACTGCATCAGTTTCAGTGGCCCTCTCCAGTCCGTGCGCCGTGTAGCGCCATGCCGCACCGCACCACACCGAACCTGGCATCGTCCTTGCGCCATGGAACAGACCCCTTACCGGGCCTGTCCACTGCCATCCGGAGATGCACCCATGAATGCCGTCACGTCCGCCAAGCCGCACGCCACCGATCCGCAGTCCATCTTCAAGCCGCGCTACGGCAACTACATCGGCGGGGAATGGGTGGCGCCGCGCAGCGGCCAGTACTTTGAAAACACCACCCCGGTGACCGGCAAGGTGTTCACCGAGGTCGCCCGTTCCAACGCCGAGGACATCGAAGCGGCGCTCGACGCTGCCCACGCGGCCAAGGCCGCCTGGGCCGAGACCTCGACCACCGAACGCGCCAATATCCTCAACAGGATCGCCGACCGCATCGAGGAAAACCTCGAGCTGCTCGCGCATGCCGAGACCTGGGACAACGGCAAGCCGATCCGCGAAACGCTCAACGCCGACGTGCCGCTGATGGCCGACCACTTCCGCTACTTCGCCGGTGCCGTGCGCGCGCAGGAAGGCAGCCTGTCGGAGATCGACAAGGACACCGTCGCCTACCACTTCCATGAGCCGCTCGGCGTGGTCGGGCAGATCATCCCGTGGAACTTCCCGATGCTGATGGCCGCCTGGAAGCTGGCCCCGGCCCTGGCCGCCGGCAACTGCGTGGTGCTCAAGCCGGCCGAGCAGACCCCGGCTTCGATCCTGGTGCTGATGGAGGTGATCGGCGACCTGCTGCCCAAGGGCGTGCTCAACGTGGTCAATGGCTTCGGCGTGGAGGCGGGCAAGCCGCTGGCGTCCAACCCGCGCATCGCCAAGATCGCCTTCACCGGCGAGACCACCACCGGCCGGCTTATCATGCAGTACGCCAGCCAGAACCTGATCCCGGTGACGCTGGAGCTGGGCGGCAAATCCCCGAACATCTTCTTCGCCGATGTCATGGCCGAGGACGACGACTTCCTCGACAAGGCCGTGGAAGGCTTCGTGCTGTTCGCCTTCAACCAGGGCGAGGTGTGTACCTGCCCGTCGCGCGCGCTGATCCAGGAGTCGATCTACGAGAAATTCATGGAACGCGCGCTCAAGCGCGTGGCCGCGATCAAGCAGGGCAACCCGCTCGACCCCAACACCATGGTCGGTGCGCAGGCCTCCTCCGAGCAGTTGGAGAAGATTCTTTCCTACTTCGACATCGGCCGGCAGGAAGGTGCGCAGGTGCTGATCGGCGGTGAGCAGGCCAAGCTGGACGGTGACCTGGCCGGCGGCTTCTACGTGAAGCCCACCGTGTTCAAGGGCCACAACAAGATGCGCGTGTTCCAGGAAGAGATCTTCGGGCCGGTGGTTTCGGTGACCACGTTCAAGACCGAGGAGGAAGCGCTGGAACTCGCCAACGACACCCTGTACGGCCTCGGCGCCGGTGTGTGGAGCCGCGATGCGTCGCGGCTGTACCGCATGGGCCGTGGCATCCAGGCCGGGCGCGTGTGGACCAACTGCTACCACGCCTATCCGGCACATGCCGCGTTCGGCGGCTACAAGCAGTCGGGCATCGGCCGCGAGAACCACAAGATGATGCTCGACCACTACCAGCAGACCAAGAACCTGCTGGTCAGCTATTCGCCCAAGAAGCTGGGCTTCTTCTGAGCCCGCGCCGGGCTTGATCCCGATCAAGGCGCCGGCATGCGGCCGGCGCCACAGTGCTGTCATTGGCAATCCACGGAGATCCACGCATGAACAAGACCATGAAGGCCGCTGTCGTCCGCGAATTCGGAAAGCCGTTGCGCATCGAGGAGGTCGAGGTGCCGCGTCCGGGGCCCGGCGACATCCTGGTGAAGATCGAAGCCTGTGGCGTGTGCCACACCGACCTGCATGCGGTGGATGGTGACTGGCCGGTCAAGCCCAACCCGCCCTTCATTCCCGGCCATGAAGGGGTCGGCCACGTGGTTGCGGTGGGTGCGGGTGTCAGCCACATCCGCGAGGGCGACCGCGTCGGCATCCCGTGGCTGTATTCGGCGTGCGGCTACTGCGAGCACTGCCTGGGCGGCTGGGAAACCCTGTGCGAAGCGCAGCAGAACACCGGCTACTCGGTGAACGGTGGCTTCGCCGAATATGCCCTGGCCAATGCGGCCTATGTCGGCCTGCTGCCGAAGGGCGTGGGCTTCATCGAGGTCGCGCCGATCCTGTGTGCCGGCGTCACCGTCTACAAAGGCCTGAAGGTCACCGATACCAAGCCCGGCCAGTGGGTGGTGATCTGCGGCATCGGCGGACTCGGCCACATGGCCGTGCAGTACGCCAAGGCGATGGGCCTGAACGTGGCCGCGGTGGATATCGATGACGGCAAACTGGCGCTGGCCGAGCGGCTGGGCGCGACGATCACCGTCAACGCGCGCAATACCGATCCGGCCGCGTTCCTGAAGAAGGAGATCGGCGGCGCGCACGGCGCACTGGTCACCGCGGTCTCGCCGAAGGCCTTCGAGCAGGCACTGGGCATGGTCCGCCGCGGCGGCACCGTCTCGTTGAACGGCCTGCCGCCGGGCAACTTCCCGCTGGATATCTTCGGCATGGTGCTCAACGGCATCACCGTGCGTGGCTCCATCGTCGGCACCCGGCTGGACCTGCAGGAATCGCTGGAATTCGCCGAGCAGGGCAAGGTCGCCGCGACGGTCACCAGCGATTCGCTGGAGAACATCAACGACATCTTCGCGCGCATGCAGGCCGGCAAGATCGAAGGCCGCGTGGTGCTGGACATGAGCGCGTAACCGGCTGCGCGTTGCCGTCCTGCGCCGCTTCCCCTCTCCCGGTGGCAGCAGGACGGCAGCGCCGGTTCTTCCGTCCTGCCGGCCACTGGCCGGCGCCCTTGGGACCCCGATAATGACCGACCTCCCGCTCCAGGTAATGGCCACTCTCCCGGCGCTGCAGCTGATCCAGACCCTGCAGGCACGCCATGGCGACCTGCTGTTCCATCAGTCCGGTGGCTGCTGCGACGGCTCCTCGCCGATGTGTTTCGCCCAGGGCGATTTCATCGTGGGCGACCGCGACGTGCGCATGGGCGAGATCGGCGGGGCGCCGTTCTACATCAGCCCCGCGCAGTTCGAGTACTGGAAACATACCCAGCTGATCATCGACGTGGTGCCCGGCCGGGGCGGCATGTTCTCGCTGGAGAACGGCGAGGGCGTGCGCTTCCTGGTCCGCTCGCGCTTGTTCAGCGATGAGGAGTTCGCGCGGCTCAAGGCCGCCGGCCGGGTCTGAACCACGCCGCGGCAACCCGTCCATAATGGCGGCTCTCCCGCCGTGACGCCCCTGCCATGCCTGTGTGGTCCGCCCTGAAGAATCCACTGCTGTCCGTGCTGGCCGTCGTGTTCGCGTTCGCGGTGATGGTGCTGGTCAACAGCCTCGGTTCCTGGCTGGTGCCGTTGCTGCGCATTCCGCCGGGCGGCGAGCCGCAGCTGGCCTGGGACCTGGCCTGGACGATCCTCAGCGGCATCGCTGCGATCGCCTTCGCCAGCCGTTATGCGCCCACCTGGCCACGTGTGCACGGCGGCGTGGTGTGGGCGGTGATCGCGGCCGCCTCGATCTACACCGCCTGGGATTTCGGCAGCGATTTCCCGTTCTGGTTCGTGGTGATCCTGCTGGTGTCGCTGCCGGTGCAGGCATTGGTGGGCCTGTGGGTGGGCACGCGGTTCCGGCCAGCGCACGCCTGATCAGCTGCCGGGCAGCACCTGCTTCACCTGCTCGATGCCTTCCCACGGGTCCTGCTTCAGCCGCTCCGCGCGCTGCAGCGCCTTCGCCATCGGGAAGGCGTCCGGCGCCGCGATGCGGCCCAGCTCTTCCCAGCGCAGCGGCACCGCCACGCCGGCTCCGGGCCGCGCCCGCAGCGACCACGAGCTCACACTGGTGGCGCCGCGCGCATTGCGCAGCCAATCGATGAAGATCACCCCGTCGCGCTTGGCCTTGCTCATCGTCGCCACATAGCGGTCGGGTGCCTGGGTGGCCATGGCCTGCGCAAACGCCTCGCAGAAGTCCTTGGCCTGCGCCCAGTCGGCCTTGGGCTGCAGCGGCACCACCACGTGCACGCCCTTGCCGCCGGAGAGCCGGACGAAGCTCTCCAGCCCGGCTTCCTGCAGGCGCGCGCGCACATCGCGTGCGGCGGCCTTGATCTGCGTCCAGTTCACGCCTTCGCCGGGATCCAGATCGAACACCAGCCGGTCCGGATGTTCGGGGTCATCGACGGTGGCGCCCCAGGGATGCAGCTCCAGGGTGTTCATCTGCACCAGCTGCAGCAGGCCCTCCACGTCCTCGATGTAGAGGTAGTCTTCGCGCCCGCTCTTCTGCTCCAGCGGAATCGCCTTGACCGCACCGCCCAGGCCGGTGCCGTGGTGTTTCTGGAAGAAGCAGGGCTTGTCCACCCCGTCCGGGCAGCGCAGCACCGACAGCGGGCGGTGCGCCACCTCGGGCAGGATCCAGCGCGCCATGCGGCGGTAGTAGTCGGCCACCTCGCCCTTGGTGATCTTCGCCTTGGCGAACACCACGCGCTCGGGGTGGCTGATCGTCACCGTGCTCTCGTCCTGCGCGGCCGCAGCTGCCTTCTTTCGCCCGCGCGTGCCGGCCGGGGTGGCGGAGGCCGCGGTAGTGGAGGCGGTAGGGGAGACGGCAGTAGCTGTGGCGCCCAGATCCTCGGCGTGTTTGTCCTCGCGCAGCCTCTTGAAGCTGGCCTGGCGCAGCAACCCTTCCTTGGCCCATCCACGGAACGCGACCTCCGCCACCAGCACCGGCTTCACCCAGTGCACGCTGCGTGCGGTGAACGGCACATGCAAAGGCAGCTCGACCACCGCGTCCTTCACCGTCAGCGGGGTCAGCTGCCTGGTCAGCGCGCGCAGCGCGGCATCGTCGAAGCCCGTGCCGACGCGGCCGACATAGCGCAGCCCGCGCTTGTCCGGGGTCGCCATCAGCAGCGAGCCGAAGCCACTGCGCGATCCCTTCGGTTCGGTATAGCCGACGATGAGGAACTCATCGGTGTTCTCGTGCTTGATCTTGATCCAGTCGCGCGAACGCGCGTTGACGTAGGGCGCGTCGATCCGCTTGCTGATGATGCCTTCGAAGCCGGCCTCGCCACTGGCGGCAAACACCGCCGGGCCGTGGTCGCGCACGTGGTCGCTGTAGGCCAGGGTGCCCGGCGTGGCGCCCAGCAGGTCCTTGAGCAGGGTCTTGCGCTCCAGCAGTGGCACCCGGCTGAGGTCCACCCCGGCGATGCCGGGCATGTCGAACACCACATAGCGCAGCGGCTGTTTGGCGGTGCCATCGATGACCTTCTGCAATGCAGTGAAGTCACTGCGGCCCTGCGCATCCAGTACCACCAGCTCACCGTCCAGGCGCAGATCGCGCACCGGCAGCCGCTCGATCGCCTGCACCACCTCGGGAAAATCGTCGGTCCAGTTCAGCCCGCCGCGCGAGCGCAGCGACACCACGCCATCGCGCACATCGGCCAGCAGGCGATAGCCGTCCCATTTGATCTCGTGCAGCCACTGCTCGCCGTCCGGTGCGGTGGCACGGTGATCGGTCAGCTGGGGCTTGAAGTCGTGCGGGTAGGGCGTTGTGCGAGCGCCCTGCAGGGCCAGCGCGCGCTTGGACCAGCGCGCGTCGGCCTTGCGTTCGGCCTTGCGTGCGGGGCCCCCTGTCGCGGCCTTGGCCGGCGCGGTCTTCCTTGCCGGGGCAGCTTTGCTGGCGTTGGCAGCGGCAACCTTCTTCGCGCTCGTGCGCTTGGCTGCCTTCGGCGCCCCCTCCAACAGATCATCAGCCTCCATATCCCTGGCCTCCTCGTCATCGCGTTTGATCAGCAACCACTGGTGCTGCTTGCCCTTCATCGCGGTGCGCACCAGTTTCCACCCGCCCTTGAGCCGTTCACCGTGCAGGACGAAGTCCACCTTGCCGGCCGCGATCGCCTCCAGCGGGTCGCCATCGCAGGCCCAGGTGCCGTGGTCGTAGACGTCCACATGCCCGGCGCCGTAATGGCCGCTGGGGATATCGCCGGCAAACGTCGCGTAGGACAGCGGGTGATCTTCAACCTCCACCGCGAGCCGTTTTTCACCGACGCGCAGCGAGGGGCCTTTCGGCACCGCCCAGCTCTTGAGCACGCCATCGGCTTCCAGCCGGAAGTCGTAATGGCGCGAGCTGGCGTGGTGCAGCTGCACGACGAAGATCGGCCGCCGCGCCGGCGCGCCGCGACGCTCGGCATCCGGCTCGGGGGTGCCGTCGAAACGGCGTTTGCGGCGGTATTCCTGCAGGGACACGTCGGCTTACCCGGCTTTGCGCGCGGGCGCGCGCTTGGTGGTCTTCTTGGCCGCTTTGCCCGCAGTCTTGGTCGCCTTTTTGGCCGCAGTGGGTTTGGCGACCTTCGCCGTGGCCTTCTTCGCCGCTGACTTTTTGGCGGCCGGCGTGCGCTTCTTGGCATCCAGGCTCTTCTGCAGCAACGACATGAAGTCGACCACGTTGGTCGCATCGTCCTCGCGCGGGGCCGGCTCTTCCTCCACCTTGGTGGTGCCACCCTTGGCCTTGATCCGCTTTTTCAGCAGCGTGTGCAGGCGCTCGCGGAATTCATCGTGGTACTCATCCGGCTTCCATTCGCCGGACATGGAGGCGATCAACTGCTCGGCCATCGCCGTTTCCTTGCTGTTGATGCGGTACTCGGCGAGGCTGCCGCTGGGCAGCTTGTACTCGTCCGGGTCGACCAGTTCCTGTGGATAACGCAGGATCATCAGCACCAGTGCATCGCCGTGCGGCATCACCGCGCACAGGTATTCGCGCGTACGCACCACCACCCGTGCGATGCCGACTTTGCCGGTGCTGCGCAACGTTTCGCGCAGCAGCACGTAGCCTTTCTCGGCTTTCTTGGCGGGCACCAGCAGGTAGGGCTTCTCGTAGTACCGCGGATCGATGGTGGCGGCGTCGACGAAGGTCTCCACCTCGACCGCCTCATGGCTTTGCGGCGCGGCCGAGCGGATGTCGTCTTCCTCCAGCACGACATAGCTGCCCTTGTCGTACTCGTAGGCTTTGACGATCTCTTTCCACGGCACTTCTTCACCGGTATCGGCGTTGACCCGTTCGAAGCGGATCGGCTTGCGGTCGCGCGAATCCAGCATGCGGAAGTGCAGGTCGACATTGCGTTCGCCGGACATCAGCGACACCGGGACATTGAGCAGCCCGAATGACAGCGTGCCGGTCCAGATCGGTCGGGCCATGGTGGCGCCACTCCAACACTACAGGGAGGGCAGCTGTACCGCGGCGCACGTGAAACGCCTGTGTCCGGCCTGTGCAGGCCGTGGCTGCACGCCCGCGGTTACTGCAGCAGGCCGTGCACCGCCGCCGCCGGCATGTGGTCCAGCGCCAGCCAGGCATCCTCGACCACCGCCCGTGCCTGGTGCCAGCCCAGCCGCGATTGGCCGCGCATCTGTTCCCAGTGCTCGGCCAGCTCGCCGTCGGTGTCATCGGCGCCGCGCGGCCAGTCGGCGTAATGCGTGGTCAGGGCGAAGGCATAGGCCGGGTACAGGTCGCGCCAGCTGCGGCGCCCTTGGCTGCGGCGCTGCTCGTAGTCACTGCGCATGTACTGCAGGTAGTCCTGGGCGACCGCCTGCGCGTCTTCGGCGCGGTCGCGGCGCGCGCGGCGGCCGCTCCGTTCCGGCTGCAGGTAGGCGTTGAACAACGCGGGTGCGGCACGGCGGTCCAGGCGGGGCATGACACGACTCCGACAGCGGTGGGGGAGGCAGGAATAGACCCGCCGCCGTTATCCAGCCGTGACAGATTCGTTGACGCACCGGGATTCGCAGCGACTTCACCCGCCGCGCGCTGTAGTGGGCTGCACAGCAACTGGAGAACTCCCATGCCCCGCGATCCCCTGCGCGACGCCACCGCCCCGGTCCCCGGCGAGCAGCGCGCCAAACATGACAACCAGGACGCCGAAGACCGCGGCGCCGGCATGTCCGTGCCCGACGAGGAACCCGATCACCTGCCGGTGGCCGTCACGTCCGATCCCGTCCCGCGCGACCGCAAGGATTCGGCGGCCGGCGAGAAAGGCCCCGCCGGCCATCATCGCCGCGAAGATGAATACCAGCGCCGCCAGCGCAAGGAACACGCCAGCGACAACCAGGACGAGGCGCTGGAAGAGACCTTCCCGGCCAGCGACCCGACCTCACCGTTCGTGCCGGCCAAGCCGCCCAGGTAAGCCGCTCCGATCAGGGCGCCCACTGCCACTGCAGGCCCACGTTGTAGCGACGATCCGGGCCGGGCTCGAAGAAGCGCTGGTTGCCATCGTTGACGATCACCGAGCCGATGTAGCGCTGGTCCAGCGCGTTGTCGATCCGCGCGAAGGCACGCAGCGTGCCCTGCGCGGTGGTCCAGCGCCGTGACATTTCCAGGTTGAGCAGCGCGTAGCCCGGCGCGCGTTCCGTGGCCAGATCGTTCACCACGGTATCGCTGGAGGCCACCACCTCGCCCGCCCACTGCCACGGGCCCGGTCGGTACTGCACCCGCGCGTTCCACTGCTGACTGGGCACGCCGGGCAGGCGTGACCCGGCCGCAACCGTGTTGCAGCCGCTGGCCGCGCACAGCGCATACGGGTCGCGCACGGTGGCCTCGATCCAGGTGTAGG contains the following coding sequences:
- a CDS encoding sigma-54-dependent Fis family transcriptional regulator, producing MSQLPLQHRVGNARRSFFERGAAPVGIVPDTILQSWQRCQRGGLSVDAQPEVEPLPDARLRELRQRQETLWRLARPELDGLAADIAATGSIALLTDEAGWILDAEGNPAFLDKAGRVALMPGVRWDETTVGTNAIGTAIVEGRSVEVRGGEHYFAPHAILTCSATPIFDPYGQRVGVLDISGDARQQHLHARVLARQAVAHIEHRYFEAGLGDCEVVRLHHDAGLLGTAREGVLGFRNGRLVAANRAGLALFGLDHGDIGRAPYEALFDGPLSRLHDDGALVDRQGRALYGHVSPSGGAMVRSPLPARPTPAAPARAAAAAVRVDATPLFDAAQQQVLERACRVLDAQLPVLLQGETGTGKEVFARELHRRSTRADKPFVAVNCAALPEGLIEAELFGYEEGAFTGARKSGNTGLLRQAQGGVLFLDEIGDMPLALQPRLLRVLQERTLSPLGGGKPVQLDFALICATHRDLDQAMAAGDFRSDLYYRIADHSVRLPALREHAERAALVRGLWQRLGQGRELETTALEALAGYTWPGNVRQLCSCLRTLVALSDPGDVIRIGMLPAYLQAAPAPVMPSTAEGLEAMTETAMRDALRASHGNVAQAARALGISRSTLYRRVGATARRH
- the adh gene encoding aldehyde dehydrogenase, whose translation is MNAVTSAKPHATDPQSIFKPRYGNYIGGEWVAPRSGQYFENTTPVTGKVFTEVARSNAEDIEAALDAAHAAKAAWAETSTTERANILNRIADRIEENLELLAHAETWDNGKPIRETLNADVPLMADHFRYFAGAVRAQEGSLSEIDKDTVAYHFHEPLGVVGQIIPWNFPMLMAAWKLAPALAAGNCVVLKPAEQTPASILVLMEVIGDLLPKGVLNVVNGFGVEAGKPLASNPRIAKIAFTGETTTGRLIMQYASQNLIPVTLELGGKSPNIFFADVMAEDDDFLDKAVEGFVLFAFNQGEVCTCPSRALIQESIYEKFMERALKRVAAIKQGNPLDPNTMVGAQASSEQLEKILSYFDIGRQEGAQVLIGGEQAKLDGDLAGGFYVKPTVFKGHNKMRVFQEEIFGPVVSVTTFKTEEEALELANDTLYGLGAGVWSRDASRLYRMGRGIQAGRVWTNCYHAYPAHAAFGGYKQSGIGRENHKMMLDHYQQTKNLLVSYSPKKLGFF
- the adhP gene encoding alcohol dehydrogenase AdhP is translated as MNKTMKAAVVREFGKPLRIEEVEVPRPGPGDILVKIEACGVCHTDLHAVDGDWPVKPNPPFIPGHEGVGHVVAVGAGVSHIREGDRVGIPWLYSACGYCEHCLGGWETLCEAQQNTGYSVNGGFAEYALANAAYVGLLPKGVGFIEVAPILCAGVTVYKGLKVTDTKPGQWVVICGIGGLGHMAVQYAKAMGLNVAAVDIDDGKLALAERLGATITVNARNTDPAAFLKKEIGGAHGALVTAVSPKAFEQALGMVRRGGTVSLNGLPPGNFPLDIFGMVLNGITVRGSIVGTRLDLQESLEFAEQGKVAATVTSDSLENINDIFARMQAGKIEGRVVLDMSA
- a CDS encoding DUF779 domain-containing protein, producing the protein MTDLPLQVMATLPALQLIQTLQARHGDLLFHQSGGCCDGSSPMCFAQGDFIVGDRDVRMGEIGGAPFYISPAQFEYWKHTQLIIDVVPGRGGMFSLENGEGVRFLVRSRLFSDEEFARLKAAGRV
- the ligD gene encoding DNA ligase D, which translates into the protein MSLQEYRRKRRFDGTPEPDAERRGAPARRPIFVVQLHHASSRHYDFRLEADGVLKSWAVPKGPSLRVGEKRLAVEVEDHPLSYATFAGDIPSGHYGAGHVDVYDHGTWACDGDPLEAIAAGKVDFVLHGERLKGGWKLVRTAMKGKQHQWLLIKRDDEEARDMEADDLLEGAPKAAKRTSAKKVAAANASKAAPARKTAPAKAATGGPARKAERKADARWSKRALALQGARTTPYPHDFKPQLTDHRATAPDGEQWLHEIKWDGYRLLADVRDGVVSLRSRGGLNWTDDFPEVVQAIERLPVRDLRLDGELVVLDAQGRSDFTALQKVIDGTAKQPLRYVVFDMPGIAGVDLSRVPLLERKTLLKDLLGATPGTLAYSDHVRDHGPAVFAASGEAGFEGIISKRIDAPYVNARSRDWIKIKHENTDEFLIVGYTEPKGSRSGFGSLLMATPDKRGLRYVGRVGTGFDDAALRALTRQLTPLTVKDAVVELPLHVPFTARSVHWVKPVLVAEVAFRGWAKEGLLRQASFKRLREDKHAEDLGATATAVSPTASTTAASATPAGTRGRKKAAAAAQDESTVTISHPERVVFAKAKITKGEVADYYRRMARWILPEVAHRPLSVLRCPDGVDKPCFFQKHHGTGLGGAVKAIPLEQKSGREDYLYIEDVEGLLQLVQMNTLELHPWGATVDDPEHPDRLVFDLDPGEGVNWTQIKAAARDVRARLQEAGLESFVRLSGGKGVHVVVPLQPKADWAQAKDFCEAFAQAMATQAPDRYVATMSKAKRDGVIFIDWLRNARGATSVSSWSLRARPGAGVAVPLRWEELGRIAAPDAFPMAKALQRAERLKQDPWEGIEQVKQVLPGS
- a CDS encoding Ku protein translates to MARPIWTGTLSFGLLNVPVSLMSGERNVDLHFRMLDSRDRKPIRFERVNADTGEEVPWKEIVKAYEYDKGSYVVLEEDDIRSAAPQSHEAVEVETFVDAATIDPRYYEKPYLLVPAKKAEKGYVLLRETLRSTGKVGIARVVVRTREYLCAVMPHGDALVLMILRYPQELVDPDEYKLPSGSLAEYRINSKETAMAEQLIASMSGEWKPDEYHDEFRERLHTLLKKRIKAKGGTTKVEEEPAPREDDATNVVDFMSLLQKSLDAKKRTPAAKKSAAKKATAKVAKPTAAKKATKTAGKAAKKTTKRAPARKAG